The following nucleotide sequence is from Acyrthosiphon pisum isolate AL4f chromosome A2, pea_aphid_22Mar2018_4r6ur, whole genome shotgun sequence.
TTGTGAATCGAACGTTCATCCAACTTCTgctttgataaaatgtttttcatacaGACACTGTCGGTGTTCGTGTTGTGTTTTTGCGCGTGTCGTGCTACACAATCTAAAGGAATAGTCTCTTTAGACTCGTTGACTTTCGACAAGGTAAACATACTATAAATGTTATACCTTGGTCGTAGCTGTGGCTGATTTTTGAACAGCATCgaccattaatattatacactagtGTTTAGGTACAGTTTCTCTGTCATTAGGTtctttcaaaatttaaagtgTCAATTGTCAAATTCGATGTCTCGTATCCATATGGCGAAAAACACGAAGAGTTTGTAAAATTAGGTTCTGCCTACCAATCGGTAGAAGATTTGCTTGTGGCTGAAGTACCTGTGAAAGATTACGGAGAAAAAGACAATGAAGATTTGGCCATCAGGTTTGACAGATTTatcttttgataaaatattactgtgtaattatttatttttttgttttcaaggTATGGTGTATCAAAAAAAGATTACCCGATCGTTAAGTTGTTTGTGAACGGCCAATCAGAGCCGTATGTGTATAACGATGAGGATTTTAACCAggaaaaattacaaaagtttGTTGTTAAACACAGCAAAGAAATCTTGTACATTGGACTTCCAGGTACATTAGAAAAGTTTGATGGTTTAGCATCAGAATTTGCCAAGGAAAAATCGGTGGACAAACGCAAAGAAATTTTGTTGAGAGCCGAGAAATTGTGGGATGTCAGTGAGGGCAAGCAAAAGCAAAAGTCGGCCGAGATGTATGTGAAGAGTATGAGAAAAGCATTAGAGAAGGGTGACGAGTTTTTCCACACAGAAACTATTCGCATCAACAATGTGCTTAAGGGTTCAATGACTCAAGAGAAAAAAGCAGACTTGAGTGTTCGTTTAAACATTTTGGAATCATTCAAAGTACAGCATGACGAGTTGTAAATTACTTTTGTTTGATATACTACTTATTTTAAATGAGGTATTTTTGGGGTTGTGATATTTttgtaaactatttatttacgttaaaaataaaaatatttttttatcacttctATGATCAATGATGGACACCAAGagaagtatatttataatttatgtatgcatgtattgttcacaatataaaatacaatcacTTATActtgttaaaagttaataaaagtttttaaattttatgaacatatttgtttatttttggaattttcctACAGTGCATGTTAAAATTTAGTTACTTatttcttttagttattttgtgaaatgtatttacattttttctcacaagtttaaaaattattttcaatttgattcttttttttaatactatactgAAATATAACAggtttttttaaacatgacTACAATATGCAGTTATAATTcaacataaatttaatgaaataaatcgaacttattattatacacattatacaagatttgaaaaaacaaacttattaataaaaatctctaaaaattttaattgtactcAAAGAAATATAGCACAATATATAGGTGGGTGTTTTTTACTTATTGGTTTTATATCATGCCAAACCCTTCAGCATAATTGATAGCTTTTGAAAGTCGCTCATCAAGTTTCTCTTTACTGCTGTATTCAGGTAGCAATAAGACGTTGAAACAGGTATGTGCGGTAGGCAGCCTGTACGACAAGGCAATGCTTGAATgtagtaatatgtataaaagagaaatattgtaatactatgttttatttaatatatacctgtCAGAATCTGAACCATTCCTCGTGAtggtcaattttaattttccaaggCCACCAACAGGAACTCTATCACTTCCTGTCGTGAATTGTAGTAACTTTTGCTGAGAGACTCTAGGTAGTGCATGGGCAAAATCCCAGAAATATTTGATAACTTGTGTTTCTTTGTGATATCCTCCTTCATAAAGTGTAGTTTCTTCTAACTCTGACATATCAAATacctgaaaaattatttttagaactgaCATCTaagaaaaaatagaaatgtGATCTTACTTTACTGCCACACACTATCTGTTCAAGTTCTTCAGGCCAGAATAAGTATTGTAATGGAGATTCTTCCATAACATTTTGGAATCCTCGGTAGAATGCATTGAACTGTACTCCAATTGATTCGTTTAGTAAGAAGT
It contains:
- the LOC100159641 gene encoding endoplasmic reticulum resident protein 29 precursor (The RefSeq protein has 1 substitution compared to this genomic sequence), whose amino-acid sequence is MFFIQTLSVFVLCFCACRATQSKGIVSLDSLTFDKVLSKFKVSIVKFDVSYPYGEKHEEFVKLGSAYQSVEDLLVAEVPVKDYGEKDNEDLAIRYGVSKKDYPIVKLFVNGQSEPYVYNDEDFNQEKLQKFVVKHSKEILYIGLPGTLEKFDGLASEFAKEKSVDKRKEILLRAEKLWDVSEGKQKQKSAEMYVKSMRKALEKGDEFFHTETIRINNVLKGSMTQEKKADLSVRLNILESFKVQPDEL